In one window of Rhizobium oryzihabitans DNA:
- a CDS encoding DUF1045 domain-containing protein, with product MRYAIYFSPAKDHPLTEAASRWLGRNAFSGTQHDDHDGYAEMTAEPRRYGFHATLKAPFELAEKYSEAELVAAVEDFAASQSAFEIPRIVVGALGPFFALVPDRTYQPLQDFAAEIVDHFDRFRAPLSETDIARRRPQNLTESQRQNLSLWGYPHVMDDFRFHMTLTGRIDESDAPAMQDVLSARFFEFVDKPLTISGLALFIEETRGAPFTVHRWHPLGQQPKKDADP from the coding sequence GTGCGCTACGCCATCTATTTTTCTCCGGCTAAAGATCATCCGCTAACCGAAGCGGCGTCGCGCTGGCTCGGGCGCAATGCATTTTCCGGCACGCAGCATGATGACCACGACGGCTATGCTGAAATGACCGCGGAACCTCGCCGTTACGGTTTTCATGCGACCCTGAAGGCACCCTTCGAGCTTGCCGAAAAATACAGCGAAGCAGAGCTTGTCGCAGCCGTCGAAGACTTTGCCGCCAGCCAGTCCGCCTTCGAGATTCCGCGTATCGTCGTCGGCGCGCTTGGTCCGTTTTTCGCGCTCGTCCCGGATCGCACCTATCAGCCGCTGCAGGATTTTGCCGCCGAGATCGTCGATCATTTCGATCGGTTCCGCGCGCCTTTATCCGAGACCGATATTGCCCGACGCCGGCCGCAGAACCTGACGGAAAGCCAGCGGCAAAATCTGTCGCTTTGGGGTTATCCGCATGTCATGGATGATTTCCGCTTTCATATGACGCTGACGGGCCGCATCGACGAAAGTGACGCGCCCGCCATGCAGGACGTGCTTTCGGCGCGGTTTTTCGAGTTCGTCGACAAGCCTCTGACCATTTCCGGCCTCGCATTGTTCATTGAAGAAACGCGCGGCGCACCCTTTACCGTTCATCGCTGGCACCCGCTTGGCCAGCAGCCAAAGAAAGATGCCGACCCATGA
- a CDS encoding alpha-D-ribose 1-methylphosphonate 5-triphosphate diphosphatase, translated as MTEHALSNARIVLEDDIILGSVLIRDGKIADISEGASKTGEDLEGDFLIPGLVELHTDHLEQHYSPRPGVLWDKIAAIQAHDAQVASSGITTVFDCLRLGSDEDGGFKKGEMREMADAIEAAADQNRLRADHMLHLRCEVASSDVLEHFEDFETDPRVRLISMMDHSPGQRQFQSMDQYIFYYQKKRGLSDEAFAEFVRRRQTASAEFSAKHRDYLAARCAERGITVASHDDATEAHVGEAIGHGVKLAEFPTSVEAAKASHSAGMSVLMGAPNIVRGKSHSGNIAARDLAELGVLDVLSSDYVPFSLLYAPFLLADQVEAITLPEALRMVSATPARTVGLLDRGRIAAGLRADLVRVHREDGVPVARAVWRQGKRVA; from the coding sequence ATGACCGAGCACGCCCTTTCCAATGCCCGCATCGTTTTAGAAGACGATATTATTCTGGGATCCGTTCTGATCCGTGACGGCAAGATCGCCGATATCAGCGAAGGCGCTTCAAAGACCGGAGAGGATCTCGAAGGCGATTTTCTCATTCCCGGTCTCGTAGAGCTGCACACCGACCATCTGGAGCAGCATTATTCGCCGCGCCCGGGCGTACTCTGGGACAAGATCGCGGCCATCCAGGCCCATGACGCGCAGGTCGCATCCTCAGGCATTACCACTGTTTTCGACTGCCTGCGTCTCGGCTCCGACGAAGATGGCGGCTTCAAGAAGGGCGAAATGCGGGAAATGGCAGATGCCATCGAAGCTGCGGCCGATCAGAACCGTCTGCGGGCAGACCACATGCTGCATCTGCGCTGTGAAGTGGCCTCATCAGATGTTCTGGAGCATTTCGAAGACTTCGAAACCGATCCCCGCGTGCGGCTGATTTCGATGATGGATCACTCCCCGGGGCAGCGTCAGTTCCAGTCGATGGATCAGTATATCTTCTATTATCAGAAGAAGCGCGGACTGAGCGACGAGGCCTTCGCGGAGTTCGTCAGACGGCGGCAAACCGCGTCGGCCGAGTTTTCCGCCAAGCACCGGGATTATCTTGCCGCTCGCTGCGCCGAGCGTGGCATCACCGTTGCAAGCCATGACGACGCGACCGAAGCGCATGTGGGCGAAGCGATCGGACATGGTGTGAAGCTGGCGGAGTTTCCGACCAGCGTCGAAGCCGCAAAAGCCTCGCACAGCGCCGGCATGAGCGTGTTGATGGGCGCGCCGAACATCGTCCGCGGCAAGTCCCACTCCGGCAATATCGCCGCCCGCGATCTTGCCGAGCTGGGTGTGCTGGACGTTCTTTCTTCCGACTACGTGCCGTTCAGCCTGCTTTACGCGCCGTTCCTGCTCGCCGACCAGGTGGAGGCCATCACCCTGCCGGAAGCACTGCGCATGGTCAGCGCCACGCCGGCACGAACGGTGGGTCTTCTTGATCGCGGTCGCATCGCAGCGGGATTGCGAGCCGACCTCGTCAGGGTTCACCGCGAAGATGGCGTGCCCGTTGCGCGTGCCGTCTGGCGTCAGGGCAAACGTGTCGCATGA
- a CDS encoding AraC family transcriptional regulator, with the protein MPDKRLSDEITVVAGLAAGVGNYARSRGIDIAPICKALDIDPATFDSLTERISLDRLCRLLETCALISGDDTFGLQCASTFPAGASGAFGYGLISAPTVRAFLRFLQDHVYYATNNSNFTMVADDAQVTLSWSFAPVIAKRDQYVDLSLAVLIQRLRDILGERINQIEIGLERQKPHNIQLFKERMSKRVSFSQPIHTMRLPASLLDVVNPNADERLFELMNLQCRMLRPETSADATHFIDQVKRYMQVRLSDAELSLSEIAPYFNLSERSFQRRLAELGTNLNEIKDAIRKNAGFKLLVESDLPVSDISYRLGYSTPGAFSRSVSRWFGATPTDIRRKHAHHSAG; encoded by the coding sequence ATGCCCGACAAGAGGCTCAGCGACGAGATAACTGTGGTAGCCGGTCTGGCCGCCGGCGTCGGCAATTATGCGAGGTCGCGGGGCATCGATATCGCCCCCATCTGCAAGGCTCTCGACATCGATCCCGCCACATTTGACAGCCTGACGGAGCGGATCAGCCTCGACAGATTATGCCGCCTGCTCGAAACCTGCGCGCTGATTTCCGGGGACGATACCTTCGGCCTGCAATGCGCTTCCACCTTTCCAGCCGGCGCTTCCGGCGCATTCGGATATGGCCTGATCAGCGCGCCGACGGTGCGGGCTTTCCTGCGGTTTCTTCAGGATCACGTTTATTACGCGACCAATAACAGCAATTTCACCATGGTGGCTGATGATGCGCAGGTGACGCTTTCATGGTCCTTTGCACCGGTGATCGCCAAACGCGATCAATATGTGGATCTATCGCTCGCGGTTCTGATTCAGCGCCTTCGCGATATCCTCGGGGAACGGATCAACCAGATCGAGATAGGTCTGGAGCGACAGAAACCGCATAATATTCAGCTATTTAAGGAAAGAATGAGCAAGCGCGTCAGTTTTTCCCAGCCCATCCATACCATGCGTCTGCCGGCATCGCTTCTCGATGTGGTCAATCCGAATGCGGATGAGCGGCTGTTTGAATTGATGAATTTGCAGTGCCGGATGCTGCGACCGGAAACATCGGCGGATGCGACACATTTCATCGATCAGGTGAAACGCTACATGCAGGTACGGCTCTCGGATGCGGAACTTTCGCTCAGTGAAATCGCCCCCTATTTCAACCTCTCGGAACGCAGTTTTCAACGACGGCTTGCCGAGCTTGGAACCAATCTCAACGAGATAAAGGACGCCATTCGCAAGAATGCCGGCTTCAAGCTACTGGTGGAGAGCGATCTCCCCGTCTCCGACATCAGTTACAGGCTCGGCTATTCGACACCGGGGGCGTTTTCGCGCTCCGTTTCCCGCTGGTTCGGGGCAACGCCCACCGATATTCGCAGGAAACATGCGCATCATTCCGCCGGATAA
- a CDS encoding transcriptional regulator, which translates to MSSKMPHEHRQTREIVLSDRERHYLGLVARGKHPSHVALMTGADEADVKDTLERVRHRLGAANLLNAVSIALLRGLIEQDV; encoded by the coding sequence ATGTCTTCGAAAATGCCGCATGAACATCGCCAAACCCGTGAAATCGTCCTTTCGGATCGTGAACGGCACTATCTGGGGCTGGTGGCGCGGGGCAAACACCCCTCGCATGTCGCCTTGATGACCGGCGCGGATGAAGCCGATGTGAAGGATACGCTGGAGCGGGTGCGCCACAGGCTGGGTGCCGCCAATCTGCTGAATGCCGTCAGCATCGCCCTGCTGCGCGGTCTGATTGAACAGGATGTCTGA
- a CDS encoding Ldh family oxidoreductase, which yields MKFSIAEAEDLVSSIFERNGVLPQNARSVAKALVASEAAGQSGHGFRRIPVYVRQARVGKVNGNARPVVTRVKPGVLSIDANHGYAYPAIDCALQELPDMVRQQGIALAAIHRSHHAGVMALTVERLADMGLVALMFANAPASMAPWGGSKPLYGTNPIAFATPVGGADPLVIDLALSKVARGKIMAARQKGETIPGDWALDRNGRPTTDPEEAIEGTMVPAGEAKGAALALMVEIMAAAVTGGNFAFEASSLLDDKGAPPSLGHTIIAIDPVSSGGAGFVERLALIAGEIEKQENVRLPGRRSQGIRRQALESGIVVESDILAEIQSL from the coding sequence ATGAAATTCTCAATCGCAGAGGCGGAGGATCTCGTATCCTCTATCTTTGAACGCAACGGCGTTCTGCCGCAAAACGCCCGCTCCGTGGCAAAAGCGCTCGTCGCATCCGAGGCGGCAGGCCAGAGCGGCCACGGTTTTCGCCGCATCCCCGTTTATGTCCGCCAGGCGCGGGTCGGAAAGGTCAATGGCAATGCCCGGCCGGTCGTGACGCGCGTCAAGCCGGGTGTTCTGTCGATCGATGCCAATCACGGCTACGCTTATCCGGCGATCGACTGCGCCCTGCAGGAACTGCCTGATATGGTTCGGCAGCAGGGCATCGCGCTCGCTGCGATCCATCGCTCCCATCATGCCGGCGTCATGGCGCTCACCGTCGAACGTCTTGCGGACATGGGTCTTGTGGCGCTGATGTTCGCCAATGCGCCGGCATCCATGGCGCCCTGGGGCGGCAGCAAACCGCTCTATGGCACCAATCCGATTGCATTCGCCACCCCGGTTGGCGGTGCCGATCCGCTGGTGATCGATCTGGCTCTGTCCAAGGTGGCGCGTGGAAAGATCATGGCAGCACGCCAGAAGGGTGAAACCATTCCGGGTGACTGGGCGCTCGATAGAAACGGCCGGCCGACGACCGATCCCGAAGAAGCCATTGAGGGAACGATGGTGCCTGCGGGCGAAGCCAAGGGCGCAGCTCTTGCGCTGATGGTGGAGATCATGGCAGCCGCAGTGACCGGCGGAAACTTCGCATTTGAAGCCTCCTCCCTTCTGGATGACAAGGGCGCTCCGCCCTCGCTGGGCCACACGATCATCGCCATAGACCCGGTGTCGTCGGGCGGCGCCGGCTTTGTCGAGCGGCTGGCGCTCATCGCCGGCGAGATAGAGAAGCAGGAGAATGTACGTTTGCCCGGCCGACGCAGCCAGGGTATCCGCCGGCAGGCGCTGGAAAGCGGCATTGTCGTCGAGAGCGATATTCTCGCCGAAATTCAGTCGCTTTGA